The sequence GAGGCCGCGGCCCTGTCCGGGCGGGGGCTGACGCCGCAGGCGTACGAGACGCTGGCCGCGGACCCCTTCGGCCCGGTCCGGGAGGAACTGGCCCGGATGCCGACCCTGCCCCTCCCGCTACGCCTCACCCTGCTGGCGGACCCGGTCCCGAGGGTGCGGGCCGCCGCGTGCGAGGCCGCCTGGGGTGACCTCGACGACGGGACCCGGGCCCGGCTGGCGGCCGATCCCGCCCCCGCCGTGCGGACCGCCGTCACACTCGCCCGGCACGAGGAGGCCCCGCTGACGGCCGAGTTCTTCGAAGCCGCCGGCAGGGACCGCCACCTCCTCGGAAGCCACCGGCTGGACCAGGACCTCGCCCTGCGGCTCTGCGCGGACCCGGACCCCTGGCTGCGCCGGATCCTGGCCGGCAACCCCTACCTCGGGCCCGACCTGGTCGACGTACTCGCCGCCGACCCCGACGACGACGTACGACTCGCCGTGTCCGTGCGGCCCGAGCTGACGGAGGAACGGCGGGCCGCCGTCCCGGTGGACATCGACCCCCGGACGATACGGCGGACGGTCGGGTGGGTGGAGGCGCTGCACGAGGACGAGGAGGCCATGCGCCGCTTCGCGGCATCCGGACACCTCCTGCTGCGCAGCAGCGTCGCGAGGGCCCGACGCCTGCCGCCGGACGTCGTGGAACGGCTGGCCCGGGACGAGGACCGGGTCGTGCGGCTGTTCCTCGCCGAGCGGTGCGACGACGCTCCGGCGGACATGCTGCTGGAGGTGTGGCAGTGGTGGAACGGGAGCTACTCCACCCCCGACCGGCCCTACGGGCACCCGAACTTCCCGCGGCGCGACCTGCTCCGCCATGCGGACGACCCGCATCCGCGGCTGCGGCAACTGGCCCTGGACGACCCGGACTCGACGCCCGACCTGGTGGAGCGGTTCGGCGCGGACGAGGACGCCGAGGTACGGCTGCGCGCCGCCACCGACCCCCGGCTCGCGCCGGACTCGGTGGTACGGCTCCTCGACGACCCGGACAGCGGCGTGCGCGCGATGGCGGCGCGGCATCCGCGGGTGCCCGTACCGGTCCTCGTCGCGCTGCTCGGCGACGAGGAGACGGCGGCGGCCGCGGCCCGGAACCCGGTGCTGCCGGTGGCCGTCATGGAACGGATGACCGTCACAGGGTCATGAGGTGCGCCGCCCTCGAAGGGCCCTCAGGGCCGGCGCCCGGCCCAGGCCACGAGCCGGTCGATGGCCGGGGCCTCGGGGTCCACGACCACCACCTCCGCGAAGGGAATCCGTCCGCCGCGGGTTTCGGCCGGCAGCGCGCGACGTACGACGCCGATCACCCGCTCGATGAGAGCCGGGTCCCAGTCCGGGTCCTGCCCGGTCGCCCTGGCCAGGTCCCAGGTGTGCACCGTGAGTTCGTGCGTGTAGACGGCCGCGGCGGCCGCACCCGGCAGGACGCCCATCGGCAGGCGCAGCTCCCGGCCGAGGATGCCCGGATCCGCCCATACCTCCGCGACCTCGCGGGCGCCCGGCACCCAGGCCTCCGCCCACGCACCGTCGGCGATCTCGTCGGCGAAGGACGGGACGCTGAACGGGTCCTCGCCGCGCCCGATCACCGAGATCCGGCGGACGACGGCGACGAGGTGGCTCGACAGCCGCCGTACGTCGAACTCCTCGCAAGGGGTCGGGGCGTCGTACTGCTCGGGCCGGACGGCGGCCAGCGTACGGCCGGCCAGTTCGACGGCCGCGGCGAGGTCGGTCCGCGGATCGAAGGAGGAGGGGGAGGCGGCGGCGCCGGGGGAGTCGGACGGGGTCTCGATGAGCTGCTCGGTCTTGTTCATGGCTTCATCCTGCGCGCAGAAGTGGCCACCTTCTGGCCAGTTTTCCGAAGAGAATGAAAGACGACGACGCGGCACCCACGAAGGAGGCGAAGGGGCACATGAGAGCCGACCGGTTGCTGGCGACCCTGCTCTTCCTCCAGGAGCGAGGCCGTGTCACCGTCCCCGAAGTGGCCGCCGAACTGGAGGTGTCCGAGCGCACCGCGCGCAGAGATCTGGAGGCCCTGGCATCGGCGGGCATCCCCGTCTACTCGCAGCGCGGCCGCGGCGGCGGCTGGTCCCTCGTCGGCGGGGCCCGTACCGATCTCACCGGACTGACGGCCGACGAGATCCGGGCACTCTTCCTCGTCGCCGGCCCCCTGTCGGACACCCCCGAGCTGCGCACCACGTTGCGCAAGCTGGTCCGGGCCCTGCCGACGACCATGCGGGCGCAGGCCCAAGCCGCGACCCGGGCGGGGGTGGTCGACGCCACGGACTGGTCCCGCAACGCCGTCACCGCCGATGCCGCCCACCGCTCCGCGCTCCAAGGCGCCGTCGTGGACGGGATCCGCGTCCGCCTCGGGTACGCGGGCGTCGGCAAGCCGGCCGGCGAACGCACCGTCGACCCCCTCGGGCTCGTGGCCAAGGCGGGCGTGGACTACCTGGTGGCCGGTACGGACAAGGGCCTGCGCACCTTCCGGCTCAGCCGGGTCACCTCCGTCGAGCCGACCGGCGAACCGGTGACCCGACCACCCGACTTCGACCTCGCCACGGCCTGGCGGACGCTGTCCGGAGCCTTCCAGGACGGCATGTACGCGGTGACCGCGCGGGCCCGCGTCCACCCTGACGCGCTGGCCCTGCTGCAACGGTTCCTCGGCGGCCGCGTGCGCGTCGGAGGTCCGCTGCCCGACGGCTGGACCGAGGTGTGGGTCGACGGCCCGGCCTCGAAGGCCCTGGCGGGACACCTGGCGGGGTTGGGAGCGCGGGTCGAGGTGCTGGAGCCGCCGGAGGTGCGGCAGTGGCTGGCCCGGATCGGCGCGGAACTCACCGAGATGTACGCGGGGGAGGAGCCGCACGCACCCCACGGCTCGTAGCCGAGGGGGCGAACGGCTTCCGAGGTCTGCGTCCTCGTCCCTCGCCGTGCCCGACGTGCGGAGGGGGAGAGCCAGGACCCCGTTCCTCAGGCCGGGTCCGGTCCGCCGGCGCTGCCGAGGAGTCTGTCCACGAGGAGTTGTGGGTAGCCGGTGGCCGGCAGGCCGATGCCGAAGATCGTCCGGATGTAGAAGGGTGCGATCAGCTGGTCGAGGATCTGCTCCAGCGGCGGCGGGTGCTCGCCGCGGGCCGTGGCCCGCTCGCGGATCTGCTCGATGGAATGCATGCGGCGCCGGAAGTGCTGGGCGCGCTCGCTCCGCTCCTGGGTGTTCCTCGGCATGGACAGGACGACAGCGCGTACGAGGG comes from Streptomyces virginiae and encodes:
- a CDS encoding PE-PGRS family protein, encoding MGTDVRGFDDRWSDRDWGPQAAPRLRQAWLQGLSFNTAAPDRIRIRLLDHLDLAPYLLARRDLPPAVVDAAVDHPDRRVRARLTEVPASLGLSAGQWSRLVLGEAGGARRHLFLEAAALSGRGLTPQAYETLAADPFGPVREELARMPTLPLPLRLTLLADPVPRVRAAACEAAWGDLDDGTRARLAADPAPAVRTAVTLARHEEAPLTAEFFEAAGRDRHLLGSHRLDQDLALRLCADPDPWLRRILAGNPYLGPDLVDVLAADPDDDVRLAVSVRPELTEERRAAVPVDIDPRTIRRTVGWVEALHEDEEAMRRFAASGHLLLRSSVARARRLPPDVVERLARDEDRVVRLFLAERCDDAPADMLLEVWQWWNGSYSTPDRPYGHPNFPRRDLLRHADDPHPRLRQLALDDPDSTPDLVERFGADEDAEVRLRAATDPRLAPDSVVRLLDDPDSGVRAMAARHPRVPVPVLVALLGDEETAAAAARNPVLPVAVMERMTVTGS
- a CDS encoding TIGR03086 family metal-binding protein; this translates as MNKTEQLIETPSDSPGAAASPSSFDPRTDLAAAVELAGRTLAAVRPEQYDAPTPCEEFDVRRLSSHLVAVVRRISVIGRGEDPFSVPSFADEIADGAWAEAWVPGAREVAEVWADPGILGRELRLPMGVLPGAAAAAVYTHELTVHTWDLARATGQDPDWDPALIERVIGVVRRALPAETRGGRIPFAEVVVVDPEAPAIDRLVAWAGRRP
- a CDS encoding helix-turn-helix transcriptional regulator; translated protein: MRADRLLATLLFLQERGRVTVPEVAAELEVSERTARRDLEALASAGIPVYSQRGRGGGWSLVGGARTDLTGLTADEIRALFLVAGPLSDTPELRTTLRKLVRALPTTMRAQAQAATRAGVVDATDWSRNAVTADAAHRSALQGAVVDGIRVRLGYAGVGKPAGERTVDPLGLVAKAGVDYLVAGTDKGLRTFRLSRVTSVEPTGEPVTRPPDFDLATAWRTLSGAFQDGMYAVTARARVHPDALALLQRFLGGRVRVGGPLPDGWTEVWVDGPASKALAGHLAGLGARVEVLEPPEVRQWLARIGAELTEMYAGEEPHAPHGS